In the Klebsiella aerogenes KCTC 2190 genome, one interval contains:
- the zapE gene encoding cell division protein ZapE, which translates to MPQYADFCFSAVMAQRAAKENLTLDADQLALVANLQTLSHQLFRQQTAIQGLYVWGRTGRGKSFILDSFFASLPLREKRRVHFHHFFRELHQRLNAPSAPRLQEVVAQMTDNCRLLCFDEFHLHDPADAMLIKVLLEHLFARNIVLLATSNYPPDRLLANPLYHERFLPSINLIKRHMTVTALNGEQDYRERHASLENDFCQGKLLVQPTPSTRAALGLPAIAAQAQALQVGYRTLQTASPQGTFLHFTFDQLCLAPTSVMDYLTLCEQHQNWLVEKVPPLARVSPAAQQRFINVVDILYEKQCRLILITDCGLETLVADVELDDIQRTYSRLQQLAREA; encoded by the coding sequence ATGCCACAGTACGCTGATTTCTGTTTTAGCGCCGTGATGGCTCAACGGGCGGCAAAAGAAAATCTCACCCTTGATGCCGACCAGCTCGCGTTGGTCGCCAACTTGCAAACGCTGAGCCATCAGTTATTCCGGCAGCAAACGGCAATACAAGGATTGTACGTCTGGGGGCGAACCGGGCGTGGGAAGAGCTTTATTCTCGATAGTTTCTTTGCCAGCTTGCCGCTGCGTGAAAAGCGGCGGGTGCATTTTCATCACTTTTTCCGCGAACTCCATCAGCGGCTGAACGCCCCTTCGGCGCCGCGGTTGCAAGAGGTCGTCGCGCAAATGACCGACAACTGTCGTCTGCTCTGTTTTGATGAGTTTCATCTTCATGACCCGGCTGATGCGATGTTGATAAAGGTGCTACTGGAGCATTTGTTCGCGCGAAATATCGTCTTATTAGCGACCTCCAATTATCCCCCCGACCGTTTGCTGGCGAATCCGCTCTATCACGAACGTTTTTTGCCTTCCATTAACCTCATTAAACGTCATATGACGGTAACGGCGCTCAACGGCGAACAGGATTACCGCGAGCGACATGCCTCGCTGGAGAATGATTTCTGCCAGGGAAAACTGTTGGTGCAGCCAACCCCCAGTACTCGCGCGGCGCTCGGTTTGCCGGCTATTGCCGCGCAGGCGCAGGCTCTGCAAGTAGGTTATCGAACCCTGCAAACGGCATCGCCGCAAGGTACCTTTCTGCATTTCACTTTCGACCAGCTCTGCCTTGCGCCTACCTCGGTCATGGATTACCTGACGCTATGTGAGCAACACCAGAACTGGCTCGTCGAGAAGGTTCCACCGTTGGCGCGAGTTAGCCCTGCGGCACAGCAGCGCTTTATCAACGTGGTGGATATTTTGTATGAAAAACAGTGCCGCTTAATTTTAATTACCGATTGCGGGCTGGAAACACTGGTGGCGGATGTGGAGCTGGATGATATTCAACGCACCTACAGTCGGTTACAGCAGCTCGCTCGGGAAGCATAA
- a CDS encoding TetR/AcrR family transcriptional regulator, which produces MLNNSETYHKLIVAAAACFAEKGFNGTSVREIALRAGISLGAMYTYFKGKDELIEAIILEEQKSALAKHQERFEGSHFAQICALAVSCIEEVGYPSSHQLWVEIIAESARKPALRQIFVNSDRIMRDGMAQIIAQGIAAGELSPHVNVEEATLTIFAFIDGLIGRKAMNPAFTVAKDLPHFDNVMATILNKNSASESHATVR; this is translated from the coding sequence ATGTTAAATAATTCAGAAACGTACCATAAGCTGATTGTCGCCGCGGCGGCGTGCTTTGCCGAAAAAGGATTTAATGGAACCAGCGTGCGCGAAATTGCACTGCGCGCAGGTATTAGCCTCGGCGCGATGTACACCTACTTCAAAGGCAAAGATGAACTCATTGAGGCGATTATCCTTGAAGAGCAAAAATCGGCATTAGCTAAGCATCAGGAGCGCTTCGAAGGTTCCCATTTTGCGCAGATTTGCGCCTTAGCCGTTTCCTGTATAGAAGAAGTGGGGTATCCCTCTTCGCACCAGCTATGGGTGGAAATTATTGCGGAATCGGCAAGAAAGCCGGCGCTGCGGCAGATTTTCGTCAATAGCGACAGGATCATGCGCGACGGAATGGCACAGATTATTGCTCAAGGAATTGCCGCTGGCGAGCTCAGCCCACACGTTAACGTCGAAGAAGCAACGCTCACCATCTTTGCATTCATCGATGGTCTGATTGGCCGTAAAGCGATGAATCCCGCATTTACCGTGGCTAAGGATCTGCCGCATTTTGACAACGTCATGGCGACCATTCTCAATAAAAATAGCGCTAGTGAATCCCATGCCACAGTACGCTGA
- a CDS encoding arginase family protein translates to MPNTQSSLRLLFPQWQGGNNPPYFFGSRMLSWLAPPAQGVVEEVCVPEPGHAQLANEDGIVGRRAIVEQLLDAQDKITRNQPETIVTLGGDCLVSLAPFAWLVEKYGDKLGVLWIDSHPDVMTPEQFPHAHAHVLGALMGNGDAELTQVVRKPLSPGKALIAGIHSPLDVEKQFISERGIATLSPSELRQNPQAIDEWIARERIEYLAIHLDLDVLDPALFRAVLFARPGRGVHDFGDVAEGKLTIAEVVNLINQAAAQAKPVGLTVAEHLPWDTLNLKNMLEALPLLS, encoded by the coding sequence ATGCCAAATACCCAATCCAGTCTGCGTTTGCTTTTTCCGCAATGGCAAGGCGGCAACAATCCGCCCTACTTCTTCGGCTCCCGGATGCTGTCCTGGCTGGCGCCTCCTGCGCAAGGCGTTGTCGAGGAGGTCTGTGTCCCCGAACCAGGACACGCTCAACTGGCAAATGAAGATGGAATTGTCGGCCGCCGGGCGATCGTTGAACAGTTGCTTGATGCACAAGACAAAATCACTCGAAATCAGCCAGAGACCATTGTCACCTTAGGGGGCGATTGCCTGGTCTCCCTGGCTCCTTTCGCCTGGCTTGTGGAAAAATATGGCGATAAATTGGGGGTATTATGGATTGATTCTCACCCGGACGTTATGACGCCAGAGCAGTTCCCACATGCTCATGCCCACGTTCTTGGGGCGTTAATGGGCAATGGCGACGCGGAATTAACCCAGGTGGTCAGAAAGCCATTATCACCAGGCAAAGCGCTCATTGCCGGGATCCATAGCCCGCTCGATGTCGAAAAACAGTTTATTAGTGAACGCGGCATCGCCACCTTAAGCCCATCAGAGCTGCGTCAGAATCCGCAGGCGATTGACGAGTGGATAGCGCGTGAACGTATTGAGTACCTGGCCATCCATCTCGATCTTGATGTCCTCGACCCGGCCCTGTTTCGAGCAGTGCTATTTGCTCGTCCGGGGCGCGGCGTACACGATTTTGGCGATGTCGCCGAAGGGAAACTGACGATTGCCGAAGTGGTTAATCTTATCAATCAAGCCGCCGCTCAGGCCAAACCGGTCGGCCTCACCGTCGCCGAACACCTGCCCTGGGATACCTTAAACCTGAAGAATATGCTCGAAGCTCTACCATTATTGAGTTAA
- the mgtU gene encoding magnesium transporter protection protein MgtU, protein MRKTSLDPIFLQAVLMMVVIVLLTVWIR, encoded by the coding sequence ATGCGCAAAACGTCGTTAGACCCAATCTTTCTCCAGGCCGTGTTGATGATGGTGGTGATAGTCTTACTCACCGTCTGGATTAGGTAG
- the mgtR gene encoding protein MgtR translates to MNRSPEDLIAWMFLLAGLLVLALAIRQIFD, encoded by the coding sequence ATGAATCGTTCACCGGAGGATCTCATCGCCTGGATGTTTTTACTGGCCGGTTTGCTGGTACTGGCGCTGGCGATACGGCAAATCTTTGACTAG
- the mgtA gene encoding magnesium-translocating P-type ATPase, translating to MTDMKVENRNTNRSASENDKQHKKSFAIETEAFNSPDHTLARLNSSRQGLTTADALERLDDYGRNEVARESVPPFYIQLLQAFNNPFIYVLMALAAVSFITDYWLPLRNGEETDLTGVIIILTMVSLSGLLRFWQEFRTNKAAQALKSMVRTTATVLRRGPGNIGPSQEEIPIEELVPGDIIFLAAGDLVPADVRLLESRDLFVSQSILSGESLPVEKYDLMASVSGKCSDRLPTPDKNKSLLEMGNICLMGTNVTSGRARAVVVATGDRTWFGSLAKSIVGTRTQTAFDRGVNSVSWLLIRFMLIMVPIVLLINGFSKGDWVEASLFALAVAVGLTPEMLPMIVSSNLAKGAIAMSRRKVIVKRLNAIQNFGAMDVLCTDKTGTLTQDNIILEHHLDVGGAESNRVLMLAWLNSSSQSGARNLMDRAVLRYGEGRLAPAEKERFVKLDELPFDFVRRRVSVSVEDSRYGDKSLICKGAVEEMLEAATHIREGDKIVELDALRRELLLTKTEDYNAQGFRVLLVATRKLDDTALNVPLTAADEQGLTVEGMLTFLDPPKESAGKAITALRDNGVAVKVLTGDNPVVTARICLEVGIDAHDILTGQQVESMTDRQLQQEVEKRAVFAKLTPLQKSRILQMLQKNGHTVGFLGDGINDAPALRDADVGISVDSAADIAKESSDIILLEKDLMVLEEGVIKGRETFGNIIKYLNMTASSNFGNVFSVLVASAFIPFLPMLAIHLLIQNLMYDISQLSLPWDKMDKEFLRKPRKWDAKNIGRFMLWIGPTSSIFDITTFALMWYVFAANHVEAQALFQSGWFIEGLLSQTLVVHMLRTQKIPFIQSRATLPVLLTTAAIMAIGIYIPFSPLGAMVGLEPLPLSYFPWLVATLLSYCLVAQGMKRFYIKRFGQWF from the coding sequence ATGACTGACATGAAAGTAGAAAACCGGAATACCAACCGGTCTGCGTCAGAAAATGATAAGCAGCATAAAAAGAGCTTTGCGATTGAAACGGAGGCCTTTAATAGTCCGGACCATACGTTGGCACGTTTAAATAGCAGTCGGCAGGGACTAACGACCGCCGATGCACTGGAACGGCTGGACGACTATGGTCGCAACGAAGTGGCACGCGAAAGTGTGCCGCCGTTTTATATTCAATTACTGCAGGCATTTAATAACCCGTTTATTTACGTACTGATGGCGCTGGCGGCAGTCAGTTTTATTACCGATTACTGGCTACCGCTACGAAACGGTGAAGAGACAGACCTCACCGGCGTTATTATTATCCTGACGATGGTGAGCCTGAGTGGTCTATTACGCTTCTGGCAGGAATTCAGGACCAATAAAGCCGCGCAGGCGCTGAAATCCATGGTCCGTACCACCGCAACGGTACTGCGCCGCGGGCCGGGCAATATTGGCCCCAGCCAGGAGGAAATACCCATTGAAGAGCTGGTGCCGGGCGATATTATTTTCCTTGCCGCAGGCGATCTGGTGCCGGCAGATGTTCGTCTGCTGGAATCACGGGACCTCTTTGTCAGTCAGTCCATTCTTAGCGGTGAATCACTACCGGTAGAAAAATATGATCTGATGGCCAGCGTGTCGGGAAAATGCAGCGACCGTCTACCGACGCCGGATAAAAATAAAAGTCTCTTAGAGATGGGCAATATCTGTCTGATGGGGACGAACGTCACCAGCGGCAGGGCGCGGGCGGTGGTGGTGGCGACCGGCGACCGGACCTGGTTTGGCTCGCTGGCAAAATCGATTGTCGGCACCCGCACGCAAACCGCCTTCGATCGCGGGGTGAATAGCGTCAGCTGGTTGTTAATCCGCTTCATGCTGATCATGGTACCGATCGTGTTGTTGATTAACGGTTTCAGTAAAGGCGATTGGGTAGAAGCCTCGCTTTTCGCCCTGGCGGTGGCGGTCGGTTTAACGCCGGAGATGTTACCCATGATCGTCAGTTCGAACCTCGCGAAGGGCGCGATTGCCATGTCGCGGCGTAAGGTGATCGTTAAGCGTCTCAATGCCATTCAAAACTTTGGCGCAATGGATGTGCTGTGTACGGATAAAACAGGCACCCTGACCCAGGACAATATCATCCTTGAGCATCATCTCGACGTTGGCGGCGCGGAAAGCAATCGAGTATTAATGCTGGCGTGGCTGAATAGCAGCAGCCAAAGCGGAGCGCGTAATCTGATGGACAGAGCCGTGTTACGCTATGGGGAAGGGCGGCTGGCGCCGGCGGAAAAAGAGCGTTTCGTGAAGCTCGATGAATTGCCGTTCGATTTTGTACGCCGCCGCGTATCGGTCTCGGTGGAAGACAGCCGCTATGGCGATAAAAGCCTGATTTGTAAAGGGGCGGTTGAAGAGATGCTCGAAGCCGCGACCCATATTCGTGAGGGCGACAAGATCGTTGAACTGGACGCGCTGCGCCGGGAACTATTGCTGACGAAAACCGAAGATTATAACGCTCAGGGTTTTCGGGTATTGCTGGTCGCTACCCGCAAGCTGGATGATACCGCGCTAAATGTGCCGCTCACCGCCGCTGATGAACAGGGGCTCACCGTCGAGGGCATGTTGACGTTCCTCGACCCGCCGAAGGAAAGCGCGGGCAAAGCCATTACCGCACTGCGTGATAACGGTGTCGCGGTCAAGGTACTTACCGGTGATAACCCGGTTGTAACGGCGCGGATTTGTCTTGAAGTGGGCATTGATGCGCACGACATACTCACCGGCCAACAGGTTGAGTCAATGACTGACCGCCAGCTTCAGCAGGAGGTCGAGAAACGCGCGGTGTTCGCCAAACTGACGCCGCTGCAGAAGTCGCGCATTCTGCAGATGCTACAGAAAAATGGCCATACCGTAGGTTTTCTGGGCGATGGCATTAACGACGCCCCGGCGCTGCGCGATGCCGATGTGGGTATTTCTGTCGATAGCGCGGCGGATATCGCGAAGGAGTCCTCGGATATTATTCTGCTGGAAAAAGACCTGATGGTGCTGGAAGAGGGGGTTATTAAAGGACGCGAGACCTTTGGCAACATTATTAAGTACCTGAACATGACCGCCAGCTCCAACTTCGGCAACGTGTTTTCGGTATTAGTCGCCAGCGCCTTTATCCCGTTCCTGCCGATGCTGGCGATTCATCTGTTGATTCAGAATCTGATGTACGACATCTCACAGCTGTCGCTGCCGTGGGACAAAATGGATAAGGAGTTTTTGCGTAAGCCGCGCAAGTGGGATGCGAAGAACATTGGCCGCTTTATGCTGTGGATTGGCCCCACGTCGTCGATATTCGATATCACCACCTTTGCTCTGATGTGGTACGTCTTCGCCGCCAATCATGTGGAAGCGCAGGCCTTGTTCCAGTCCGGCTGGTTTATCGAAGGGCTGCTGTCGCAGACGCTGGTGGTGCATATGTTGAGAACGCAGAAAATTCCGTTCATTCAGAGCCGCGCGACGCTGCCGGTTTTGCTCACCACCGCCGCCATTATGGCCATCGGCATCTATATCCCGTTCTCGCCGCTTGGCGCCATGGTGGGGCTTGAGCCGCTGCCGCTGAGTTATTTCCCGTGGCTCGTTGCCACGTTGCTGAGCTACTGCCTGGTGGCGCAGGGTATGAAACGTTTCTATATCAAGCGCTTTGGCCAGTGGTTCTGA
- a CDS encoding anti-virulence regulator CigR family protein, translating into MLKRQAIKTALAMVMSVTMAAAPALANPGNGNGNGEHGNSGKNIYHGDKGNHGHSASQSDNGGGKGQRKNYGKPDHVDRDISYTTARALAVNYGLTGYKALPPGIAKNLARGKPLPPGIAKKTVPASMLNQLPYYPGYEWRVVGDDLVLIALSTAVVTAIINSVFD; encoded by the coding sequence ATGTTAAAGCGTCAGGCAATAAAAACGGCGTTGGCAATGGTGATGTCGGTAACGATGGCCGCGGCACCGGCGCTTGCTAATCCCGGGAACGGTAATGGCAATGGTGAACATGGCAATAGCGGTAAAAACATCTATCATGGCGATAAAGGTAATCATGGTCATAGCGCCAGCCAAAGCGATAACGGCGGCGGCAAGGGCCAGCGTAAGAATTACGGCAAACCGGATCACGTCGATAGGGATATCAGCTATACCACCGCTCGCGCGCTAGCGGTGAACTACGGCTTGACCGGCTATAAAGCGCTGCCTCCGGGGATTGCGAAAAATCTCGCGCGTGGAAAACCATTACCTCCGGGCATTGCCAAAAAAACGGTGCCTGCCTCGATGCTCAATCAATTACCTTATTATCCTGGCTATGAGTGGCGGGTGGTGGGTGACGATCTGGTTCTGATTGCGCTCAGTACCGCCGTGGTCACCGCGATCATTAATAGCGTCTTTGATTAA
- a CDS encoding MFS transporter, with product MSTTQVLGDASFSPPGQHPDSLTARIDALPSSPGLWSFITLLALGGFFELYDLFQTGYISTGLLAEGIFHTGKDGVFGIADQAAFASSTFMGLFIGASLLAPLADRLGRRLTFMFALAWYGIFSLIMALQNSAEGVIFFRFLVGIGLGIELVTIDTYLSEWMPTHLRNKAFAYAFFIQFLSVPTVALMSWLLVPMTILGLSGWRWVIILGALCSLVIWVIRKKLPESARWLESKGRHDDAHRVMGEMEQRCGLSPSRRHASQAVAVPQRSNFKEIWAPQYRQRTLMLMVMNFFQAIGFFGFGNWLPALLSGQGASITHSLLYAFFITLAYPLGCLFCTRFVHRFENKWQIVLSALMTVIFGTLFALQNSPVLLVICGFMITWSNAWLTISYHAYQAEVFPTHIRARAVGFCYSFSRLSTAVTSIMIGVILQYAGTPGVISFIVASMLMVMLSVGIFGPRTRGIRLENI from the coding sequence ATGTCTACTACCCAGGTTCTCGGCGACGCCTCCTTTAGCCCGCCAGGACAACATCCCGATAGCTTAACCGCGCGTATCGACGCTCTGCCCTCCTCCCCCGGTCTTTGGTCCTTTATCACCCTACTGGCATTAGGCGGCTTTTTCGAACTCTACGACCTGTTCCAGACCGGTTATATCAGCACCGGCCTGCTCGCCGAGGGTATTTTCCATACCGGGAAAGATGGGGTATTTGGTATTGCCGATCAGGCAGCCTTCGCTTCCTCGACCTTTATGGGGCTGTTTATCGGCGCCAGTTTGCTCGCGCCGCTGGCGGACAGACTTGGACGCCGCCTGACCTTTATGTTCGCGCTGGCGTGGTATGGCATCTTTTCGCTGATTATGGCGCTGCAAAATAGCGCTGAAGGGGTTATTTTCTTTCGTTTCCTGGTGGGGATCGGCCTGGGAATTGAACTGGTGACTATCGATACTTATCTCAGTGAATGGATGCCGACGCACTTACGTAATAAAGCCTTCGCTTACGCCTTCTTTATTCAGTTTCTCTCGGTACCGACGGTGGCGCTGATGTCCTGGCTACTGGTGCCAATGACCATTCTCGGCCTGAGCGGCTGGCGTTGGGTGATTATTCTCGGCGCACTGTGTTCACTGGTCATTTGGGTTATCCGCAAAAAACTGCCGGAATCCGCCCGCTGGCTGGAAAGCAAAGGTCGCCACGATGACGCGCACCGGGTTATGGGTGAAATGGAACAACGCTGCGGTTTATCGCCTTCCCGGCGCCATGCCAGTCAGGCGGTAGCGGTGCCGCAACGCAGCAATTTTAAAGAGATTTGGGCGCCGCAGTACCGTCAACGCACCCTCATGTTAATGGTGATGAACTTTTTCCAGGCCATCGGCTTCTTTGGTTTCGGTAACTGGCTGCCCGCGCTGCTCTCCGGCCAGGGCGCCAGTATTACCCATAGCCTGCTGTACGCTTTTTTTATCACCCTTGCCTACCCGCTTGGCTGCCTGTTCTGTACTCGCTTTGTCCATCGTTTTGAAAACAAATGGCAAATTGTTCTGTCAGCGCTGATGACGGTGATCTTCGGCACACTGTTCGCTTTACAAAATAGTCCGGTACTGCTGGTTATCTGCGGCTTTATGATCACCTGGTCCAATGCCTGGCTCACCATCAGCTATCACGCCTATCAGGCGGAGGTGTTCCCTACCCACATCCGCGCCCGGGCGGTGGGCTTCTGTTACTCCTTTAGCCGTCTGTCCACCGCGGTTACCAGCATTATGATTGGCGTGATCCTGCAATATGCCGGAACGCCGGGCGTGATTAGCTTTATCGTCGCCAGTATGCTGATGGTCATGCTGTCGGTAGGCATATTTGGGCCAAGAACCCGGGGTATTCGTCTGGAGAATATTTAA
- a CDS encoding MFS transporter, translating into MTINLRRMGAIIAFIQFTNALEYMIFNPLFVYMAPTFQVPVSWAGYVSGIYTLASVISGIGAWRLVGKLNPRKFLLVNMALLGALTLMVLATQHFILLLILRFLAGLLGGMTMGVASSLLINAADQEHRARLLATVISAFSLVSIIGMPGMLFLCERFGWQTAPALIGVLCLLALIMIYVGLPKASGGAGSGTKIRITPTMLLFASGNALTQFSPMLLLPILVPLLLGNMRASSEALPWLFFLGGMAGFAATKLSGSLCQRFGGYRLSLAATAVFIISLLMVLWLDGASWLFMITFLGASYSRLVASSAVAIRFPDDNWRAGFTTLQGGVMSFSTALAFMLCSLWLADGEMSQQASTGLIAFSGASALLLPCLLRYQEKILVRNAAERATGGVGEL; encoded by the coding sequence ATGACCATAAATCTACGGCGAATGGGCGCGATCATCGCTTTTATCCAATTTACCAACGCGCTCGAATATATGATTTTTAATCCGCTATTTGTCTACATGGCGCCAACTTTTCAGGTGCCGGTGAGCTGGGCAGGTTATGTCAGCGGTATTTATACGCTTGCGTCGGTCATTTCTGGAATCGGCGCGTGGCGCCTGGTGGGAAAGCTAAATCCGCGTAAGTTTCTACTGGTTAATATGGCCTTACTGGGAGCATTAACGCTGATGGTTCTGGCTACCCAGCACTTTATATTGTTGCTGATACTGCGTTTTTTGGCCGGGCTCCTCGGCGGAATGACGATGGGGGTGGCCAGCAGTTTACTGATCAACGCGGCGGACCAGGAACACCGCGCGCGATTGTTGGCAACGGTCATCTCTGCCTTTTCGCTGGTCAGTATTATCGGCATGCCCGGCATGTTGTTTCTCTGCGAACGTTTCGGCTGGCAGACGGCGCCGGCATTGATTGGCGTTCTCTGCCTGCTGGCGCTCATCATGATCTATGTTGGCCTGCCGAAGGCTTCCGGCGGCGCTGGCTCTGGTACAAAGATACGCATCACGCCAACGATGCTGTTATTTGCCAGCGGCAATGCGTTAACCCAGTTTAGCCCGATGCTATTACTGCCGATCCTGGTGCCTTTGCTGCTGGGCAATATGCGGGCAAGCAGCGAGGCGCTACCGTGGTTATTCTTTCTCGGCGGTATGGCGGGATTCGCGGCGACAAAGTTGAGCGGCAGCCTGTGTCAACGCTTTGGCGGCTATCGGCTGAGCCTGGCGGCAACCGCAGTTTTTATCATCAGTTTGCTGATGGTGCTGTGGCTGGACGGCGCGAGTTGGTTGTTTATGATTACCTTCCTTGGGGCATCTTATAGCCGGCTGGTTGCCTCCTCGGCGGTGGCGATTCGTTTCCCGGACGATAACTGGCGCGCGGGATTTACCACTCTGCAAGGCGGTGTCATGTCATTCAGTACGGCACTCGCTTTTATGCTCTGCTCACTGTGGCTGGCCGACGGCGAGATGAGTCAGCAGGCGTCTACGGGGTTGATTGCATTTAGCGGCGCTAGCGCCTTGCTGCTGCCATGTTTACTGCGCTATCAAGAAAAAATACTCGTACGCAACGCCGCCGAACGGGCAACCGGCGGCGTTGGTGAGCTTTAA
- a CDS encoding LysR family transcriptional regulator: MSKLDLNALRVFVNVVENGSFSGAARALRMPSSNVSRQISQLEEKLQLRLIQRSTRHMHLTDAGQAFFNSMRPLLDQLAATEAALTQQQADPEGLLRLCLPNEIGPTLFGPMLAQFAMRYPKIEVSCVVSLAGADALKEDIDIAVAIVRGKMEDASYIAMPLATFPCCVVAAPSLLEKCGQPVRCEQLASLPCITTVSALKGQAWQFITARNAFKKVNVQAHFRVNSGEIALHAAVAGVGFAILAEQACRPFIASGQLKVVELELPPAPLHLVALYRERHFLPARSRVWLDFMQQHLAAN, translated from the coding sequence GTGAGTAAACTGGATTTGAATGCACTACGCGTGTTTGTGAATGTCGTGGAAAACGGCAGCTTCAGCGGGGCGGCGCGGGCATTACGTATGCCTTCGTCAAATGTCAGTCGCCAGATTTCTCAACTGGAAGAAAAACTGCAATTGCGCCTTATCCAGCGCAGCACCAGACACATGCATCTCACCGATGCCGGGCAGGCTTTTTTTAATAGTATGCGCCCCCTGCTTGATCAGCTCGCGGCAACCGAAGCGGCCTTAACTCAACAGCAGGCCGATCCTGAGGGGCTGTTGCGCTTATGTCTTCCCAACGAGATTGGACCGACGCTTTTTGGCCCCATGCTGGCGCAGTTCGCCATGCGTTATCCCAAAATCGAAGTAAGCTGTGTGGTCAGCCTTGCCGGAGCCGACGCGCTTAAAGAAGATATCGACATTGCCGTCGCCATCGTCCGAGGCAAAATGGAGGATGCCAGCTATATCGCCATGCCGTTGGCGACATTTCCCTGTTGTGTTGTCGCGGCGCCTTCGCTGCTGGAAAAATGCGGACAGCCAGTACGTTGCGAGCAGCTTGCCTCACTTCCCTGCATCACCACCGTCAGCGCGCTGAAGGGGCAAGCCTGGCAATTTATCACCGCACGAAACGCGTTTAAAAAAGTGAATGTCCAGGCTCATTTTCGGGTGAATAGCGGAGAGATCGCCCTTCATGCCGCCGTCGCCGGCGTAGGTTTCGCCATCCTCGCTGAACAGGCTTGCCGCCCGTTTATCGCCTCAGGTCAGTTAAAGGTGGTTGAACTGGAGCTACCGCCGGCACCGCTACATTTAGTGGCGCTGTATCGCGAACGCCACTTTTTACCTGCCCGCTCTCGCGTCTGGCTCGATTTCATGCAGCAGCATTTGGCCGCCAATTAA
- a CDS encoding LysR family transcriptional regulator → MDIKQLKYLIALDQTRHFGQAAAACHITQPTLSMRIRNLEDELNLTLIQRGQRFEGFTPEGERILAWARALLAAHDGLAAEAAICRGQMVGQLRVGMVPLASLNPMQLIKPLAEKYPELQFSLLSMTSEQIIDGVSRNQLDLGICYLHHVDSALFNVTWLPKTRMGLLHDSRHFQFDAGIPEWETLAGLPLGFLTKGMYYRESIEMSFKAKGLTPKYVFESDSTFQIIQAVQAGICCAIMPLNNGLEALSDNLAIMPIGETEVDSTLALIMRNQEPVSSLAEKCFADAQMIFGEAPQI, encoded by the coding sequence ATGGACATTAAACAGCTGAAATATCTGATCGCGCTCGATCAGACGCGCCATTTCGGCCAGGCCGCGGCGGCCTGCCATATCACTCAACCGACGCTTTCAATGCGCATTCGCAACCTGGAAGACGAACTTAATCTCACGCTGATTCAGCGCGGCCAACGCTTTGAAGGCTTCACCCCGGAAGGGGAACGCATCCTCGCCTGGGCGCGGGCGCTGCTGGCGGCGCACGATGGCCTGGCGGCTGAAGCGGCGATTTGTCGCGGCCAGATGGTGGGCCAGTTACGCGTAGGCATGGTGCCGTTAGCCAGCCTGAACCCGATGCAGCTGATCAAACCGCTGGCGGAAAAATACCCAGAACTGCAGTTCAGTCTGCTGTCGATGACCTCTGAGCAAATTATTGACGGCGTCAGCCGTAACCAGCTCGATCTAGGCATCTGCTATTTGCACCACGTCGATAGCGCATTATTTAACGTCACCTGGCTGCCGAAAACGCGAATGGGCCTGCTGCACGACAGTCGCCATTTCCAGTTTGACGCAGGCATACCCGAGTGGGAGACATTAGCGGGGCTGCCGCTCGGTTTCCTTACCAAGGGAATGTATTATCGTGAATCGATTGAAATGAGCTTTAAAGCCAAAGGGTTAACGCCGAAATACGTCTTTGAAAGCGATTCGACATTTCAGATAATCCAGGCGGTACAGGCCGGGATCTGTTGCGCCATCATGCCGCTCAATAACGGCCTGGAAGCGCTGAGCGACAATCTGGCGATTATGCCTATCGGGGAAACCGAGGTTGATTCCACGCTTGCGCTTATCATGCGCAACCAGGAGCCGGTGTCGTCGTTGGCGGAAAAATGTTTCGCCGATGCGCAGATGATTTTTGGCGAAGCGCCGCAAATTTAA